Proteins encoded within one genomic window of Tidjanibacter massiliensis:
- a CDS encoding TonB family protein has product MERREERNEEEYEWGVPAGPPPDLDLPFAKKRRREAGEWIYDNRETICITVIVYLLVAIVLLSSRIILQPRREDAAIVMDFSQAEELQRLEEELERAQRLNDMLNGMQAPDYGEVKNAVSNEHAEEMEESLSEETRELFERSEEVMEQMERNGAEYEQMLGMLGEERRPEERSAERRDARIAGGVTVSFSLARPVRHAVNLPVPSYKCSGGGTVVVDIVVSRNGDVLSASVDKSRSASDNCMTEAALEVAMRSRFNVDPSAPGRHSGTVTYVFVPQ; this is encoded by the coding sequence ATGGAGAGAAGAGAGGAGAGGAACGAAGAGGAGTACGAATGGGGGGTGCCCGCAGGACCGCCGCCCGACCTCGACCTGCCTTTTGCGAAGAAGCGCAGGCGGGAGGCCGGCGAGTGGATATACGATAACCGCGAAACCATCTGTATTACCGTTATCGTCTATCTGCTTGTCGCCATCGTGTTGCTCTCTTCGCGGATTATCCTTCAGCCCCGTCGGGAAGATGCCGCCATCGTGATGGATTTCAGCCAGGCGGAGGAGCTCCAGCGGCTCGAAGAGGAGCTTGAACGGGCGCAGCGGCTCAACGATATGCTCAACGGCATGCAGGCCCCCGATTACGGGGAGGTGAAAAATGCCGTCTCCAACGAGCATGCGGAGGAGATGGAGGAGTCGCTGAGCGAGGAGACGCGCGAGCTGTTCGAGCGTTCCGAGGAGGTGATGGAGCAGATGGAGCGCAACGGCGCCGAATACGAACAGATGCTCGGTATGCTCGGCGAGGAACGCCGTCCGGAGGAGCGGAGCGCGGAGCGCAGGGATGCCAGAATCGCCGGCGGGGTGACGGTCTCCTTCTCGCTCGCCCGGCCTGTCCGCCATGCCGTGAATCTGCCCGTTCCTTCCTATAAATGTTCCGGCGGCGGAACGGTCGTTGTGGATATTGTCGTGAGCCGGAACGGCGATGTGCTCTCGGCCAGCGTGGACAAGTCCCGTTCCGCGTCCGACAACTGCATGACGGAGGCGGCGCTGGAGGTTGCCATGCGGTCGCGTTTCAATGTGGACCCGTCCGCTCCGGGGCGCCATTCGGGCACTGTCACGTATGTCTTCGTGCCGCAGTAG
- a CDS encoding bifunctional UDP-3-O-[3-hydroxymyristoyl] N-acetylglucosamine deacetylase/3-hydroxyacyl-ACP dehydratase, with product MADNQKTLKAPVAFSGKGLHTGMESNMTVHPAPAGSGIVFRRTDLEGRPEIPALADYVTDTSRGTTIEKGGAKVCTIEHIMSALWTLGIDNAVVEIDAPETPIMDGSAKDFAAALSETGLEEQEAERQYYEVRETIEFDYPEKNASIVIYPDSKFSVSVHVDYHSRVVGNQYATFSEEEDYAKEIAPCRTFAFLHELEPLLAANLIKGGDLDNAIVVAEKEVSDAELERLARVFDKKDIRITDGYVNNLQLRFINEIARHKLLDVLGDLALLGMRIKGRVLANRPGHFVNTETARALKRNIKRDANRPSFVYDPTAEPVYDINRIRRTLPHRPPFLLVDRIFHIDETSVAGIKNVTMNEPFFVGHFPEEPVMPGVLIIEAMAQCGGILALNSVPDPENYSTYFLRIDNVRFKNKVVPGDTLQFELKLTEPIRRGIVVMEAKAYVGGRLTTEASLMAQVAKNKA from the coding sequence ATGGCTGATAACCAAAAGACGCTGAAAGCTCCGGTAGCATTCAGCGGCAAAGGACTCCATACGGGCATGGAATCGAACATGACCGTCCACCCCGCCCCCGCAGGCAGCGGCATCGTATTCCGCCGCACCGACCTCGAAGGGCGCCCCGAAATACCCGCCCTGGCCGATTACGTCACCGATACGTCGCGGGGTACGACCATAGAGAAAGGCGGAGCAAAGGTGTGCACCATCGAACACATCATGTCGGCCCTCTGGACGCTGGGCATCGACAATGCCGTCGTGGAGATTGACGCCCCCGAGACACCGATAATGGATGGCTCGGCAAAAGATTTCGCCGCCGCCCTGTCGGAGACCGGCCTCGAAGAACAGGAGGCCGAACGGCAATATTACGAGGTACGCGAAACGATAGAATTCGACTACCCCGAAAAGAATGCGTCGATAGTCATCTATCCCGACAGCAAATTCAGCGTATCGGTCCATGTGGACTACCATTCGCGCGTGGTGGGAAACCAATACGCCACCTTCTCCGAGGAGGAGGACTACGCGAAGGAGATAGCTCCCTGCCGTACCTTCGCCTTCCTGCACGAACTCGAACCCCTGCTGGCCGCCAACCTCATCAAGGGGGGCGACCTGGACAATGCGATAGTGGTGGCCGAGAAGGAGGTTTCTGATGCGGAACTCGAACGCCTCGCACGGGTTTTCGACAAAAAGGACATCCGCATCACGGACGGATACGTCAACAACCTGCAGCTCCGCTTCATCAACGAAATAGCACGACACAAACTGCTCGACGTACTGGGCGACCTGGCACTGCTCGGCATGCGGATAAAGGGCCGCGTCCTGGCCAACCGGCCGGGCCATTTCGTCAATACGGAGACGGCACGGGCACTCAAGCGCAACATCAAGCGCGACGCGAACCGCCCGTCGTTCGTCTACGACCCGACGGCCGAACCGGTCTACGACATCAACCGTATTCGGCGCACCCTGCCCCACCGCCCGCCGTTCCTGCTCGTGGACAGGATATTCCACATAGACGAAACGAGCGTAGCCGGCATCAAGAACGTCACCATGAACGAACCCTTCTTCGTCGGGCACTTCCCGGAAGAACCTGTAATGCCGGGCGTGCTCATCATCGAGGCCATGGCACAGTGCGGAGGGATACTCGCCCTCAACAGCGTACCCGACCCGGAGAACTACTCCACCTATTTCCTCCGCATAGACAATGTGCGGTTCAAGAACAAGGTGGTACCGGGCGATACGCTCCAGTTCGAGCTGAAACTCACGGAACCCATCCGGCGCGGCATTGTTGTCATGGAAGCGAAAGCGTATGTGGGCGGCAGGCTCACCACGGAAGCGTCGCTGATGGCACAGGTAGCCAAAAACAAGGCATGA
- the lpxA gene encoding acyl-ACP--UDP-N-acetylglucosamine O-acyltransferase, whose translation MISNLAYVHPDARLGKDVVVEPFAYIAGDVVIGDGSWIGPNAVVLDGARMGKGCKIHSGAVIAGVPQDLKFKGEYTTVEMGDYNTVRESATVNRGTAAKGKTVIGNNNLIMACAHVAHDCVVGSNCVIVNNVLLAGEVEVGDWAIVGGASAVHQFVRIGRHAMISGGSLVAKDVPPFVKAARFPITFVGANFIGLRRRGFTAEQIGEIQDIFRVLFQDGHNYSRACDIVMAQFPQSEVRDEIVEFIRSSKRGILKPYNASIAAEEE comes from the coding sequence ATGATAAGCAATTTAGCCTATGTCCATCCGGACGCAAGGCTCGGCAAAGACGTAGTAGTGGAACCGTTCGCATACATAGCGGGCGACGTGGTGATAGGCGACGGCTCCTGGATAGGGCCCAACGCCGTGGTACTGGATGGAGCACGCATGGGCAAGGGATGCAAGATACACTCCGGTGCAGTGATAGCCGGCGTTCCGCAGGACCTCAAGTTCAAAGGCGAATACACCACGGTCGAAATGGGCGACTACAACACCGTCCGGGAATCGGCCACCGTAAACCGCGGTACGGCCGCCAAGGGAAAGACGGTTATCGGCAACAACAATCTCATCATGGCCTGTGCACACGTAGCGCACGACTGCGTGGTGGGAAGCAACTGCGTAATCGTGAACAACGTGCTCCTTGCCGGCGAAGTCGAAGTAGGCGACTGGGCCATCGTGGGTGGCGCATCGGCCGTACACCAGTTCGTCCGCATCGGCCGCCATGCCATGATAAGCGGCGGTTCGCTCGTGGCGAAAGACGTTCCGCCGTTCGTAAAGGCCGCCCGTTTCCCCATCACCTTCGTAGGGGCCAACTTCATCGGACTCCGCCGCCGCGGCTTCACTGCCGAACAGATAGGCGAAATACAGGATATCTTCCGGGTGCTCTTCCAGGACGGCCACAACTACAGCCGCGCATGCGATATCGTGATGGCACAGTTTCCCCAAAGCGAGGTACGCGACGAAATCGTAGAGTTCATCCGCTCTTCGAAACGCGGCATCCTGAAACCCTACAATGCCTCCATAGCGGCGGAAGAGGAATAG
- the rimP gene encoding ribosome assembly cofactor RimP produces MDADKIRNIAEEELAEGSLFLVEVNITPGNEIEVVIDSDGSVDIDDCVALSRAIEERLDREEEDFELTVTSAGIGRPLRLLRQYRKLIGRPVEVVLLNGTKIIAELRDADEGSVTLAYREMRAVEGKKRKQGFDVVQTYPLSEIKSTKEFLDFK; encoded by the coding sequence ATGGACGCAGACAAAATAAGGAACATAGCAGAAGAGGAGCTCGCCGAAGGCAGCCTGTTCCTCGTGGAGGTGAACATCACCCCCGGCAACGAAATAGAGGTCGTGATAGACAGCGACGGTTCGGTGGACATCGACGACTGCGTCGCCCTGAGCCGTGCCATCGAGGAGCGCCTCGACCGTGAAGAGGAGGATTTCGAACTGACGGTCACCTCGGCAGGGATAGGCCGACCGCTCAGGCTGCTGCGCCAGTACCGGAAACTCATCGGCCGTCCTGTGGAAGTCGTGCTGCTCAACGGGACGAAAATCATCGCGGAACTGCGCGATGCCGACGAGGGTTCCGTCACGCTGGCCTATCGGGAGATGCGGGCCGTAGAGGGAAAGAAACGCAAACAGGGATTCGATGTGGTGCAGACCTACCCTCTTTCGGAAATAAAGAGCACCAAGGAGTTCCTCGATTTCAAATAG
- the nusA gene encoding transcription termination factor NusA: protein MDNLNLISNFAEFKELKNIDKSTMIGVLEDVFRHLLIKTYETDENFDIIINADKGDLEIWRNRIIVEDGQVENPNQQISISDARKLDETYEVGEEVADEIKLDSFGRRAVLSLRQNLASRILDLEKANLFEKYSERVGEIITGEVYQVWKKEILVLDDEDNELILPKSEQIPSDFFRKGDTIRAIVSKVEMRNNSPVIILSRTAPEFLERLFEQEVPEIFDGLITIKKIVRIPGERAKVAVESYDERIDPVGACVGMKGSRIYSIVKELRNENIDVVNWTANTQLLIQRALNPAKISSITIDEEKKTASVYLKPSEVSLAIGKGGLNIRLASMLTGYDIDVYRDVEEEDVDLQEFSDEIDQWIIDALKGIGCDTAKSVLEISPDDLVRRTDLEEETIREVISILKSEFE, encoded by the coding sequence ATGGACAACCTCAATCTGATAAGCAACTTCGCCGAGTTCAAGGAGCTTAAGAATATCGACAAGAGTACGATGATAGGAGTACTGGAGGATGTTTTCCGCCATCTGTTGATAAAGACTTACGAAACGGATGAGAACTTCGACATAATCATCAATGCCGACAAGGGCGACCTCGAAATCTGGCGCAACCGCATCATCGTGGAGGACGGCCAGGTGGAGAACCCCAACCAGCAGATATCCATTTCGGACGCCCGCAAACTCGACGAAACCTACGAAGTGGGCGAAGAGGTGGCCGACGAGATAAAACTCGATTCGTTCGGACGCCGCGCAGTGCTTTCGCTGCGCCAAAACCTCGCCTCCCGCATCCTCGATCTCGAAAAAGCCAACCTGTTCGAGAAGTACAGCGAACGCGTGGGCGAGATAATCACGGGCGAGGTCTATCAGGTGTGGAAAAAGGAGATACTCGTGCTCGACGACGAGGACAACGAACTGATACTTCCGAAGAGCGAACAGATACCGAGCGACTTCTTCCGCAAAGGCGACACCATCCGGGCCATCGTATCCAAGGTGGAGATGCGCAACAACAGCCCGGTCATCATCCTCTCCCGCACGGCACCCGAATTCCTCGAAAGGCTCTTCGAACAGGAGGTGCCGGAGATATTCGACGGCCTCATCACCATCAAGAAAATCGTCCGCATACCGGGCGAACGGGCCAAGGTGGCCGTGGAATCCTACGACGAACGCATCGACCCGGTGGGCGCATGCGTCGGTATGAAAGGTTCGCGCATCTACTCCATCGTCAAGGAGCTGCGCAACGAGAACATCGACGTGGTGAACTGGACCGCCAACACCCAACTGCTCATCCAGCGTGCCCTGAACCCGGCCAAAATCTCCTCCATTACCATCGACGAGGAGAAGAAGACGGCGTCGGTGTACCTCAAGCCGAGCGAAGTGTCGCTCGCCATCGGCAAAGGAGGACTCAACATCCGGCTGGCCAGTATGCTGACCGGCTATGACATCGACGTCTACCGCGACGTAGAGGAGGAAGACGTGGACCTGCAGGAGTTCTCCGACGAAATAGACCAGTGGATAATCGACGCACTGAAGGGCATCGGCTGCGATACGGCCAAGAGCGTCCTCGAAATATCGCCCGACGACCTCGTTCGGCGCACCGACCTGGAAGAGGAGACCATCCGGGAGGTCATCAGCATCCTCAAATCCGAATTCGAATAG
- the infB gene encoding translation initiation factor IF-2, protein MSNEKKLRLLQVAKEFKVGIATITDFLAKKGVHIESSPNTLVEPDVYAVLAKEFGGNRSANERVNVRERINLKPESVSLHDKKDSPRAHDSEFEEEVVIKSGVISARDEIRTGPKIVGKIDLSGGNRKPAAPQPAAAKKEEPKGSPVQPAKQESAKPVPSPAPQPKTPADSKESASEKPAVSQPRPEAPTAGTRPAGEPAAPKPETGTATAAKPEIVIQEKTYDQRMAENRDDVFRPSDETKLTGPKVLGKMDVQSLGPAGGRREKRKRIGKDKVDVTKQQPSGPGARGGQGPRDGQGGGRGAAQGPQSRKDRKKKGAPKPVVRPEVSDEEVSKQIKDTLARLTSKGGKNKGAQYRKEKRLDARARMDEAMEKAHMEESILKVTEFVTVSELATMMDVPVTEVITACMNLGLMVSINQRLDAEALVIVAEEFGFKVEFVTVDIQEAIDEDRDDEQDLVERPPIVAVMGHVDHGKTSLLDNIRKTNVIEGEAGGITQHIGAYSVDLNGKKITFLDTPGHEAFTAMRARGAKVTDVAIIIVAADDSVMPQTVEAINHASAAGVPIVFAINKIDKPGANPEAIKEQLAQMNYLVEDWGGKYQSQEISAKKGINLDKLLEKVLLEAELLELKANPDRKATGTVIESTLDKGRGYVATLLVQNGTLHIGDPMVAGVYSGKVKAMFNERGQKVTAAPPATPVLVLGLNGAPQAGDTFNVMEDERSAREVANKREQLQRIQGLKTQKHVTLDEIGRRIAIGNFKELNIIVKGDVDGSIEAMTDSLIKLSTEEVQVNVIHKAVGQISESDVMLAMASNAIIVGFQVRPSGGARRMAEKEEIEIRLYSIIYDAINDIKDAIEGMLEPVKKEEIVCSVEVLETFKITKVGVVAGCVVREGKITRNTPIRVIRDGIVIHTGRLGSLKRFKDDVKEVSAGMECGLNIESYNDVRVGDFIEGYEIVEEKRKL, encoded by the coding sequence ATGTCAAACGAAAAAAAACTCAGACTCCTACAGGTTGCGAAGGAGTTCAAAGTAGGCATTGCCACCATTACGGATTTCCTTGCGAAGAAAGGGGTCCACATAGAAAGTTCGCCCAATACGCTGGTCGAACCGGATGTCTATGCGGTTCTCGCGAAGGAGTTCGGCGGCAACCGCAGTGCCAACGAGCGGGTCAATGTCCGCGAGCGGATAAACCTGAAACCCGAAAGCGTATCGCTGCACGACAAGAAGGATTCGCCGCGTGCACACGACAGTGAGTTCGAAGAAGAGGTAGTCATCAAAAGCGGCGTTATAAGTGCCAGGGACGAAATTCGTACCGGCCCGAAAATAGTGGGCAAGATAGACCTCTCCGGAGGAAACCGCAAACCTGCAGCTCCGCAACCGGCTGCAGCCAAGAAGGAGGAGCCCAAAGGCTCCCCCGTACAACCCGCAAAGCAGGAAAGTGCCAAACCCGTACCCTCCCCTGCTCCCCAGCCGAAAACTCCGGCGGACAGCAAGGAGAGCGCTTCCGAAAAACCGGCTGTATCACAGCCCCGACCGGAGGCACCGACGGCCGGAACACGGCCTGCCGGAGAACCCGCCGCCCCGAAACCGGAGACCGGCACTGCGACGGCAGCCAAACCGGAAATCGTCATACAGGAGAAGACCTACGACCAGCGCATGGCCGAGAACCGCGACGACGTCTTCCGTCCGAGCGACGAGACGAAACTCACAGGACCGAAAGTTCTCGGCAAGATGGATGTACAGAGCCTCGGTCCGGCCGGCGGCCGACGCGAAAAACGCAAGCGCATCGGCAAAGACAAGGTGGATGTGACGAAACAGCAGCCCTCCGGCCCCGGGGCACGGGGCGGACAGGGTCCCCGCGACGGTCAAGGCGGAGGCCGGGGAGCCGCGCAAGGCCCTCAGTCCCGGAAGGACAGGAAGAAAAAAGGCGCTCCGAAACCCGTCGTACGCCCCGAAGTGAGCGACGAAGAGGTTTCGAAGCAGATAAAGGATACGCTCGCCCGTCTCACCTCCAAAGGAGGCAAGAACAAGGGAGCGCAGTACCGTAAGGAGAAGCGACTCGACGCCCGTGCCCGCATGGACGAGGCGATGGAGAAGGCACATATGGAGGAGTCCATCCTCAAGGTCACCGAATTCGTGACGGTCAGCGAATTGGCCACCATGATGGATGTTCCCGTTACGGAGGTCATCACGGCATGCATGAACCTGGGACTGATGGTCTCCATCAACCAGCGGCTCGATGCGGAGGCGTTGGTCATCGTCGCCGAGGAGTTCGGCTTCAAGGTCGAATTCGTCACAGTGGACATTCAGGAGGCCATTGACGAAGACCGCGACGACGAACAGGACCTCGTGGAGAGACCGCCTATCGTAGCCGTCATGGGCCACGTAGACCACGGCAAGACCTCGCTGCTGGACAACATCCGCAAGACCAATGTCATCGAAGGCGAAGCGGGCGGTATCACGCAGCACATCGGCGCTTACAGCGTAGACCTCAACGGAAAGAAAATCACGTTCCTCGATACGCCCGGCCACGAAGCCTTCACGGCGATGCGTGCCCGAGGCGCCAAAGTGACGGACGTGGCCATCATCATTGTAGCGGCGGACGACAGCGTCATGCCCCAGACGGTGGAAGCCATCAACCACGCCTCCGCCGCCGGTGTCCCGATAGTCTTCGCAATAAACAAGATAGACAAGCCGGGAGCCAATCCGGAAGCCATCAAGGAGCAATTGGCCCAGATGAACTACCTCGTAGAGGACTGGGGCGGCAAATACCAGTCGCAGGAGATTTCGGCCAAGAAGGGCATCAACCTCGACAAGCTGCTCGAAAAGGTGCTGCTCGAAGCCGAACTACTTGAACTCAAAGCCAATCCCGACAGGAAAGCCACCGGTACGGTCATCGAATCGACACTCGACAAGGGACGCGGCTACGTAGCCACCCTGCTCGTACAGAACGGCACACTGCACATAGGCGACCCGATGGTAGCGGGCGTCTATTCCGGCAAGGTAAAGGCCATGTTCAACGAACGGGGCCAGAAGGTAACGGCCGCACCGCCCGCCACGCCCGTACTGGTGCTCGGCCTCAACGGAGCCCCGCAGGCCGGCGACACCTTCAATGTCATGGAGGATGAACGCAGCGCAAGGGAAGTGGCGAACAAGCGCGAGCAGCTCCAGCGTATCCAAGGTCTCAAGACCCAGAAACACGTCACGCTCGACGAGATAGGACGCCGCATCGCCATAGGCAACTTCAAGGAGCTGAACATCATCGTCAAGGGCGACGTGGACGGCTCGATAGAGGCAATGACGGACTCGCTCATCAAACTCTCCACCGAGGAGGTGCAGGTGAATGTCATCCACAAGGCCGTGGGACAGATTTCCGAATCGGACGTCATGCTGGCCATGGCCTCCAATGCCATCATCGTCGGCTTCCAGGTACGTCCGAGCGGCGGCGCCCGCCGCATGGCCGAGAAGGAGGAGATAGAGATAAGGCTCTACTCCATCATCTACGACGCCATCAACGACATCAAGGACGCCATCGAAGGTATGCTCGAACCGGTGAAGAAGGAGGAAATCGTATGTTCGGTCGAGGTACTCGAAACGTTCAAAATCACCAAGGTCGGTGTCGTGGCGGGCTGCGTAGTACGGGAAGGGAAGATAACCAGAAATACCCCCATCCGCGTCATCCGCGACGGTATCGTCATCCATACGGGCCGTCTCGGTTCGCTCAAACGTTTCAAAGACGACGTCAAGGAGGTATCGGCCGGTATGGAGTGCGGTCTCAACATCGAAAGCTACAACGATGTCCGTGTCGGCGACTTCATCGAAGGCTACGAAATCGTGGAGGAGAAACGCAAACTTTGA
- a CDS encoding MIP family channel protein: MKKYFAEMLGTMVLVLMGCGSAVFSGHIAGIVGTGVGTLGVALAFGLSVVAMAYTIGNISGCHINPAITLGVWLSGRMKGKEACMYMLFQVIGAIIGSAIIYALVSTGIHEGPTLTGANTYTEGTAVQAFIAEALFTFIFVLVVLGVTSQDKGNANMAGLVIGLTLTLVHIVCIPITGTSVNPARSIGPAIFQGGAALSQLWLFIVAPLIGAALSALVWNLFDKKPVKA, from the coding sequence ATGAAGAAGTATTTTGCAGAGATGCTCGGTACGATGGTACTCGTACTGATGGGATGCGGCAGTGCCGTATTTTCAGGGCACATCGCCGGTATCGTGGGAACGGGCGTAGGCACGCTCGGCGTCGCACTGGCCTTCGGCCTCTCCGTGGTAGCCATGGCCTACACGATAGGGAACATTTCGGGCTGCCACATCAATCCGGCCATTACGCTCGGCGTATGGCTTTCCGGCCGGATGAAGGGCAAGGAGGCCTGCATGTACATGCTGTTCCAAGTCATCGGAGCCATCATCGGCTCGGCCATCATCTACGCACTCGTATCCACAGGCATACACGAAGGGCCCACCCTGACGGGAGCCAACACCTACACGGAAGGTACGGCAGTGCAGGCATTCATCGCAGAGGCACTCTTCACCTTCATCTTCGTTCTGGTCGTTCTGGGAGTCACGAGCCAAGACAAGGGCAATGCGAACATGGCGGGACTGGTGATAGGTCTTACGCTGACGCTCGTCCATATCGTCTGCATCCCCATCACGGGTACCTCCGTCAATCCCGCACGCAGTATCGGGCCGGCCATCTTCCAGGGAGGCGCCGCCCTGTCACAACTGTGGCTTTTCATCGTCGCTCCGCTCATAGGAGCCGCCCTGTCGGCACTCGTATGGAACCTGTTCGACAAAAAGCCGGTGAAAGCCTGA
- the tsaD gene encoding tRNA (adenosine(37)-N6)-threonylcarbamoyltransferase complex transferase subunit TsaD → MENSSRSGAVILGIESSCDDTSAAVLCGTEMLSNVIASQAVHMQYGGVIPELASRAHQQNIVPVVDTALKNASVGVSDLDAIAFTRGPGLLGSLLVGVSFSKGLAVANNIPLVEVNHLQGHILSHFIDIPGETVPHPSFPFLCLLVSGGHTQIVKVTAPLEMEIVGTTIDDAAGEAFDKCAKVMGLPYPGGPVIDRLAAQGDAERFRFAKPSVPGFDYSFSGLKTSFLYFLRDRVKEEPGFIEANINDLCASLQKTVVDILLGKLVRAAREFRIRDIAIAGGVSANSGLRKGVTAEGERRGWRTFLPPLKFTTDNAAMIAVTGYFRYRQGEFSSLSVAPEARIENMLSGE, encoded by the coding sequence TTGGAAAATTCATCCCGCTCCGGTGCCGTGATTCTCGGCATCGAGTCGTCGTGCGACGATACCTCGGCAGCCGTGCTGTGCGGTACCGAAATGCTTTCCAACGTCATCGCCTCGCAGGCGGTGCATATGCAATACGGCGGCGTGATTCCCGAACTCGCCTCGCGTGCCCATCAGCAGAACATCGTTCCCGTGGTGGATACGGCGCTTAAAAACGCGTCGGTCGGTGTCTCCGACCTCGATGCCATCGCCTTTACCCGGGGGCCCGGCCTGCTCGGCTCCCTGCTCGTCGGAGTGTCGTTCTCCAAAGGATTGGCCGTTGCAAATAATATACCGCTTGTGGAGGTCAATCATTTGCAGGGGCATATTTTGTCGCATTTCATCGATATTCCGGGCGAGACGGTTCCGCATCCTTCGTTTCCGTTCCTGTGTCTGCTCGTATCGGGAGGGCATACCCAAATCGTAAAGGTGACGGCTCCGCTTGAGATGGAAATCGTGGGCACCACGATAGACGATGCGGCGGGCGAGGCTTTCGACAAGTGCGCCAAGGTGATGGGGCTGCCTTATCCCGGCGGGCCGGTCATCGACCGCCTGGCGGCGCAGGGCGATGCGGAGCGTTTTCGGTTCGCCAAACCTTCCGTGCCGGGTTTCGATTACAGTTTCAGTGGGCTGAAGACGTCGTTCCTCTATTTCCTGCGCGACCGGGTGAAGGAGGAGCCCGGTTTCATCGAGGCGAATATCAACGACCTGTGCGCTTCGCTTCAAAAAACCGTCGTGGATATCCTGTTGGGCAAATTGGTCAGGGCGGCCCGGGAGTTTCGGATAAGAGACATTGCGATAGCCGGCGGGGTATCTGCCAATTCTGGATTGCGGAAAGGCGTGACGGCCGAAGGGGAGCGCCGCGGCTGGCGGACGTTCTTGCCGCCGCTGAAGTTTACGACCGACAACGCCGCCATGATAGCCGTTACGGGGTATTTCCGCTACCGTCAGGGTGAGTTCAGTTCGCTTTCCGTCGCTCCGGAAGCCCGTATCGAGAATATGCTTTCGGGCGAGTGA